The following coding sequences lie in one Nitrospiraceae bacterium genomic window:
- a CDS encoding glycosyltransferase family 4 protein yields the protein MKLVIVNAPTYEYALGNPQRIGGAERQQWLLAQALVKAGWSVTIGVREGLQAQECDEIEGVKFVGIGAGQFLWSCYRLLCSEKPDWWYWRAADHLWGPAVEIAKLAGVRTIFAAAFDTDVEPSCAMFRRRRWWPLFAWGLFRADKIFVQHHGQLIRLVPAFKKKAHVVSSCAGELLPGPPHAERKGYIAWVGTLRRPKRADLLIEIAKQMPKVHFIVCGGSSTFQVSEDYGKKIINVLNVLPNVTYLGKVPPIKTQKIIAEANLLLSTADGEGFPNTFLEAWGSGTPVVSLSIDPDAVICRYGLGVVTNKMDQMVMEIKKLMASPQTRDEMGAKGRQHIQKYHSEGAVIRMFESAIG from the coding sequence ATGAAACTTGTTATTGTGAATGCCCCAACCTATGAATATGCGTTGGGGAATCCTCAAAGAATCGGTGGTGCTGAACGTCAACAATGGCTGCTAGCGCAGGCCCTTGTGAAAGCGGGTTGGTCTGTCACGATTGGAGTGCGGGAGGGATTGCAGGCCCAAGAATGTGATGAAATTGAGGGTGTAAAGTTTGTCGGCATTGGCGCCGGTCAATTTTTATGGAGTTGCTATAGATTGCTTTGCTCCGAGAAACCGGACTGGTGGTATTGGAGAGCCGCCGATCATTTATGGGGACCTGCCGTTGAGATTGCGAAACTGGCGGGAGTACGGACCATATTTGCCGCGGCATTCGATACCGATGTGGAACCTTCCTGCGCCATGTTTCGCAGACGGAGATGGTGGCCGTTATTTGCCTGGGGTCTTTTTCGTGCCGATAAAATTTTCGTCCAACACCATGGTCAGTTGATCAGATTAGTGCCAGCATTTAAAAAAAAGGCTCATGTTGTTTCCAGCTGTGCGGGTGAACTTCTTCCTGGTCCACCGCATGCCGAACGTAAGGGGTATATTGCCTGGGTAGGAACGCTTCGCCGGCCAAAACGGGCAGATTTGTTGATTGAAATTGCGAAACAAATGCCCAAAGTACATTTTATTGTTTGCGGTGGGTCAAGCACATTTCAAGTATCTGAAGATTATGGAAAGAAAATTATTAATGTATTGAACGTCTTGCCAAATGTGACATATCTGGGAAAAGTGCCACCAATCAAGACCCAAAAAATTATTGCCGAGGCAAATCTTCTGCTATCGACTGCAGATGGAGAAGGGTTTCCGAATACCTTCCTTGAAGCGTGGGGAAGCGGGACTCCTGTGGTAAGTTTATCGATTGATCCTGATGCGGTGATTTGTCGATATGGGCTTGGGGTAGTAACGAACAAAATGGATCAAATGGTGATGGAAATTAAGAAGCTTATGGCCTCCCCACAGACTCGAGATGAAATGGGTGCCAAAGGAAGACAGCATATTCAAAAGTATCACAGTGAAGGTGCGGTCATACGAATGTTTGAATCAGCGATTGGATAG
- a CDS encoding transposase — protein sequence MEKRRTYSQEFKQEAIQLTRQAGGAITHVARDLGLNAAMLGRWCREAKQRGSKAFPGTGTPHDQEVARLKRELALVTRERDFL from the coding sequence ATGGAGAAACGGAGAACGTACAGTCAGGAGTTTAAGCAGGAAGCGATCCAACTGACCCGGCAGGCGGGAGGAGCCATCACCCATGTGGCGAGGGATTTGGGCCTTAATGCAGCCATGTTGGGCCGGTGGTGTCGGGAGGCGAAGCAGCGAGGCTCGAAAGCCTTTCCCGGAACTGGGACGCCTCATGACCAAGAAGTGGCTCGTCTCAAACGCGAATTGGCCCTCGTCACCCGAGAGCGGGATTTTTTAA